The following are encoded together in the Myxocyprinus asiaticus isolate MX2 ecotype Aquarium Trade chromosome 7, UBuf_Myxa_2, whole genome shotgun sequence genome:
- the slc25a4 gene encoding ADP/ATP translocase 1, whose product MSDAAISFLKDFLAGGVAAAISKTAVAPIERVKLLLQVQHASKQITVETQYKGIVDCVVRIPKEQGFLSFWRGNLANVIRYFPTQALNFAFKDKYKKVFLGGVDQKTQFWRYFAGNLASGGAAGATSLCFVYPLDFARTRLAADIGKGSAEREFTGLGNCIAKIYKSDGIKGLYLGFNVSVQGIIIYRAAYFGVYDTAKGMLPDPKNTHIVISWMIAQTVTAAAGIISYPFDTVRRRMMMQSGRKGADIMYKGTIDCWKKIIKDEGPRAFFKGAWSNVLRGMGGAFVLVLYDEIKKYT is encoded by the exons ATGTCTGACGCAGCCATCAGCTTTTTGAAGGATTTCTTGGCGGGTGGTGTGGCCGCTGCCATCTCCAAGACCGCTGTGGCCCCCATTGAGAGAGTCAAACTGTTATTGCAG GTCCAGCATGCCAGCAAACAGATCACAGTTGAGACTCAGTACAAAGGTATCGTTGACTGCGTAGTGAGAATTCCCAAAGAGCAGGGCTTCCTGTCCTTCTGGAGAGGCAATCTCGCCAATGTCATCAGATACTTCCCCACACAAGCCCTCAACTTTGCCTTCAAGGACAAGTACAAGAAGGTCTTCCTTGGAGGAGTGGACCAGAAGACCCAGTTCTGGCGGTACTTTGCCGGCAATCTGGCCTCTGGTGGCGCCGCTGGTGCCACTTCTCTGTGCTTCGTCTATCCTCTCGACTTCGCCAGAACAAGGCTTGCTGCTGATATCGGCAAGGGCTCAGCGGAGAGAGAGTTCACTGGTCTTGGTAACTGCATTGCCAAGATCTACAAGTCTGATGGTATTAAGGGTCTTTACCTTGGCTTCAATGTGTCTGTACAGGGTATTATTATCTACAGAGCTGCATACTTTGGTGTCTATGATACAGCTAAAG GTATGCTGCCAGACCCCAAGAACACACACATTGTCATCAGCTGGATGATTGCCCAGACAGTCACAGCTGCTGCCGGTATTATTTCATATCCCTTCGACACTGTCAGACGTCGTATGATGATGCAGTCTGGACGCAAAGGAG CTGACATTATGTACAAGGGCACAATCGACTGCTGGAAAAAGATCATCAAGGATGAGGGTCCCAGAGCCTTCTTCAAGGGTGCCTGGTCCAATGTGCTGAGAGGCATGGGCGGCGCTTTTGTGCTGGTCCTGTATGACGAGATCAAAAAGTACACATAA